Within the Nitrospira sp. CR1.1 genome, the region CGTACAGACCTGCCGCCGTCCCGGCGATAAACACGACCTTGTCTTTGAACAACGTCGCATCCAGTGTTGGCCGCTCCCCTTTTTCCTGCTGAGCGAATGCCTGCAGCACTCCGCCAATCGAATACTTCCGAGCATGGTAGGTCTGCTCCAGCGAGCCGTGCCACCGGATCAAGAGGTGGCCATCGGCATCGAGTGGAGTACTGCTGTTCCCGATGCGTACCCGGCCATCCTCGACGGAAAGCCCGTCCGCCCCGAGCAGGTACCGGGCCACCGCGACCGGGAGATGCGGAACGAACTGCCCGCCCACCTGCCCCAACAACGGAATGCGCCTCGTCGGGCCGTCTGCATCCGCGGACAGATTGATGACGCCGAGGCCATGCGCCTGCTGCGCCAGCACTAGAGTCGGCGGCTTCACCCCGGCCTGCATGTCCGCCCTGCGGTCCGATTCCCGCCACTCGACCTTCAGGGTCGCGCGGGATTGCAGCTCCTGTGGAATCGGGGCGGGCTCGGCGAGGAACAACATAGGGAGGAACACATTGTCTGCCGCACGCATGTCGTCGGCAAACGACTGATCAAACTCTTCGGCATTCTCATCCGGTTCGAAAAACATCACGTCGAAGACGACGGCTCTTGCACCCGCCTGTTTGAGATAGCGCACCACATACCCAAATCGGTCACGCGGCCAGGGCCAGCGTCCGAACGCCTCCAGGCTCGATTCATCGATGGCCAGCAGCGCAAGATTTGAATCCGCCTTGGCAGGATCGGCATACCGCCGGACCAGATGATCAAACGCGTTGAGTTCCACCACCTCAAACCACCGGGTCATCCGCAGTCCAGCCACGAGACTGAACACAGCGAGGCCGACCGCGAGCGCGGAGAGGAGTTTCGTTGTCCGTGTCGAAGAGGTCATCGAGAAGGTTCACCCGAGGCAACCATGCGCGTCGAGGGCTATCGTACTGGAGATTGGGTGAGAGGGAAAGAGGCGGGAGAGCAACCTCGTTCAAAAGGGGAAACCGTCAATCATGCCGGCGGCCTTGTCTGCGTTCGAACCACTACGGCGCGTCATTCGCGCAACGAAACCCCAACGTCGGGCCCCAATAGGTCATTTCATCCCATCCCCGGTAGCCGGCGCGCAATTCCAGCGGACGCTCCATCCAGCTGCCACCCCGCAAGACTCGAAAGGTTCCCCGCAGGGGCCCTTGCGGGTCACGGGCCGGCGAGGTGCGGTAAAAATCCTCCGCATACCAATCCTTCACCCATTCCGAGACCAGACCGATCATGCCGGACACGCCATAGGGTGAACGGGAGGCCAGCGGCACGCCCACCGGCTCGACGCCGTTCGCGGAAGCCTTTCCATCCGTCAGCGCCCCCCGGCTTTTCTGGATCACCTCGTCGCTGTTCCCCCAGGGGTACCGCCTTCCGTCGATGCCGCGCGCGGCTTTCTCCCATTCGGCCTCTGTGGGCAACCGTTTCCCGCCCCATTGGCAATAGGTTCTCGCCTGCATCCAGGTGACATCGGTCACGGGATGTTGATCGAGCTGGGGATCATCGAAGGCCGCGCGCACTTTCGGCGGGAGGCAGCTCCCTCCGTCCACACAGGCTCGATACTGTGCGTTTGTCACCCCCTGCTGATCGATCCAGTAGGAGCTGAGATAGAGGCGATGCAGGGGGCGCGCATCGGGCAGGCCATCCTCCATCCCCATGAGAAATTCGCCTGCCGGGATCAGCACCATTCCGGCAGGGGGCGTCAGGCCTTGCTCCAAGAGCCGTTTCACCGTCTCCTGCTGGTCCGCCTCAAGCTGGACATTGACCCGAGCGATAGAATCCTCACCGGCCGCCGGAGCGGCCTCAGTCGAACGAACAGGCGGTGCGGCCGCGCGGGCCACCGACGCCTGCCCACTTCGCAGCGCCTCCGCAGCCGGAGGCATCGTGGCAGACCGGCTCGGCGCAGCCGGCGTGTCAGACATGCGAATGGTCTCGATCCGTACGGCTGTCCGCGCCATGTCCGGAACGGGATCGCTGGTGCCTTTTCCCTTCTTGATCTCTTTTCTAACTTTGCCGATCGCCGAAAAATCAAAATCCGGAATGTTGGCCAGCAAGGGCGTGGCATAACTGATGGGGACGGCGAACGCCATGCCTTCCGGCACGATTCCTGAGGGATGCGTAAATTTCGTGGTGAGAATTCCGACGACTTCCCCCTGCCGATTGAAGACCGCTCCGCCGCTGTTGCCCGGGTTCACCGCCGCGTCCACTTGAAACACCCGTTGCACGCCCCTGGTACGCACCGCGGCCACATGGCCTCTGGTGATGGTGGTTTCGCGCAACCCGAACTGAAACCCGACGGCAATCACCTCCTGATCCAGTTTCACGGCACCGGCATACCCAAGCGGCGCTTCGGATAGTCCGACGGTCTCCACCTTCAGGAGGGCGAGGTCATGCTCCGCATCCACACTGACGAGCACAGCGGGGGCCCGAAATTCTCCCGGCGTGACGATCGTAATCCGTTTGGCGTTGGCGACCACATGATGCGCTGTCAGCACATAGCCATCGTGGTGGACGATCACGCCGCTGCCAGCCGGTTTCTCCACCGGCAGCGGTGACCGCTCGTTGGCCTCCCCACGATCAACGGTGCCCAGGAAGAGGGCGACTAGGACCAGAAGAATCTTCATGGTTTGACCGGCAGTAGTACACTGATCGCCCCGGCATTTTGTCCGAGGACGAGGCCTTCCCGCGGGTAGCCCATGCGGTCGACCACCCCTTTGGGTTCACCATGACAATCCAGACAATGCCTCGTCGCATACAACGGAAACATCAAGCGGAATGACGAGCTGTTGGCCGCCATCTCGCTGATGACGGTTTCCCGAGGATAGGCGGCATCGGCAAATGCTTCCAAGGCGCCCCGTTCGTAGGCGTCCGGACGGTTGGCAGGGTTCCGCGGGGCCAGCGAGGTTTGCTTCAGGCGCACGCCGGTTTGATCGGTGAACCGGGCAGACACCCGCGCCCCGAACGCCGCGGGAATGAACCCCTTGAATCCGGTGGCGTGGGGATCGAGCTCCCGGCGGACATCGGCGATCACCTGCCTGCTGGTCTCGACCAATGCACGAAGCAGCCGTTTCGTCCGCGGGGCTAGCGTCGCGTTGTCCAACTCATGCAAGTCGATTCCGGCCCGGCCCCGGAACATATCCAGGAGTTGTCGTTCGAAAGCTTCCGGCGTGAGGCCTTGGCCGTGTGATCCATCCAAGAGGATCTGATTGTCATTGACCACCGCACGGCCGGAGTCGAGGAGCACGGCGAGCAGACGGGCAGTCTGTTCGAGTTCAAGCACCGTATGGAATGGAATTGAAGAACGTTCGGGTTGTTCGAACCCCGAAGTCGGCTGAATGGCGTTCAGCCCCCCTCCTGCGACCAGACACGCCACCATCCACAGCAGACGACGTCGCATGGATTGCCCCTGATGCGTTCGCGTTGCGGGCTGTAGGAAACCGTGCGCTGCCGCCCGTCTCAGCCGGACAGCAGCGCACGTCATGCAAATGGTACGAGTGGCCTGCGACCAAGTCAAGGCGCTACGCGCATACCGAGCCCTCTGCCCTTACCGATTGGGCCGGATGTCGATCATTACATTGTCCGCATCCAGCTCGATCGTCACAGGCATCCCTTCCTGGAACACCGAGAGTTTGCTCCCTACCAGCGTATCCACCTCAAACCGTTCGAACCCTGCAGGAGTGGAGAGTTGAATTTCCCGCCAAAAAGGATCGGCGTAGCGAATCCGGCCGGCCACCACCTTGTGATTGGCAAAATCCTCCCCGCCGGGTCTGGTGGCGTCCAACAACACGTTTCCCGAATCGACCAGCAACCACACCTCATCGCCGACCCGCGCGTCATACAGCCCGATTCGATCCGCCTTATTGGGGCTAATCGTCCGCATTTGCAGCCCATACGGAGTTTTCACAAACAGGAGCCCGCTCTCAATCTTAGCAATCTGCCCGCTCACGGCCAGATGCACGCCGGGCGATGATCCCTCTGATGATTCCGCCCCGGCCGGCGCCAATGGACACAGGACTCCGATCAACCCGACGAGAAGGCACGCCGTCCACTTCATGGTACCCTCCTTTTACGTCTTTCGCGATCCCTGTTCTGGTCAGTAGCCCGGCTCATTCCCCATCCCCGGAGCCGGCGGGACAGCAATGCCATATTCCTGGATCGGGGTAATCATGACGGCAAAGTTGAACAACTCATCCGCCGCCACGTCGTGAATGCCCTGCTCGCGGGTCCGCAACATCTTGAACCATTTCCCCATCTCGGTTTTGACGGTCTTGTTATCTCCCCGTCCGATGGCGTCCTTCACAACCGCCAGGCGTTCACTGTAGGGTTCCCAATTCGCCCCCGGATAGCTGGTCTTGTAGAAGGTAAGTGACCCGTTGAGGTCATCGACCCAGGACTGTTGAGCACCGGCCGTTCCGAGCAGCAGGCTCGTCCCGAGACACAATCCAATCACCAGAGTCCAACACGCCTCTCTCAATCTAGAGCTTTTCATGGTGCGCCTCCTTGGTCACGACGCAATCCCCGGAAGAGGGTCAGAAGGAGACCGACGACTGACGATCCGATTCCCGAGCATCATCGGCATCCTTGCTGTCCGGCGTCTTCAGCATGTTCATGCCCATCCCCTCGGAAGGCTCGTTATCCGGAGCCAGCATCTGGCGATCAAACCCCTTCTCCGGCTCACTTCCCGCCGAGTCGCTGGAGGCAGGACTGTCTCCAGGCCGACTTTCCGCTTGTGGCGTGAACGCCCCGAACATCTGATCCGGGTGGATGACCTGAGCGAACCCCGCCGATGCCAGGAACGCGACGACAGCTGAGCCGATCATGATCGGTGATGCAGTCGAGAGGAACGCTGTCCTATCCATGATCTGTCCTCCTCTCTCAAGCCTGAACGCGTTGATCCACGATGATCGAAACCGATCCCACTCTACGGGAAGGTCTACGCGAGGCCTATTGCCTGGGAGGTGGATTTTCTCTCCACCCTTCGGGTGAGCAGAAACGCGGTGAGCAAGCGGGCGTCAGCCGTTCCCGAGATACACGAGCACGGCCTCAACACGCCCGTTGACCTTCAACTTTTGATAGGCATGATGGAGATGAGTTTTCACGGTATCGAGGGACACGCAGAGTTGATCGGCGATTTCTTTATTACTGCGCCCGGCCGCGGCACAAGCGAGAATTTCTCGTTCCCTATCGGTCAGCAAGGACAGCCCGCCGGAATCCGACTCCCCTTGTTGGCCCGCCAGGGCCACAGCTTTTTTGGCAAACCCGTCCGGCATGTAGGCCGAACGCACGGGCTTATTCAGGAAGGTTGCGCGGATGATCCGCAGGAACTCCTCATGGTCGGCGTCTTTTAGAATGTACCCGCAGGCTCCCGCCCGCACGGCTGCGACGATACGGGCATCGTCGTCGTGCACGGACAGCATCAACACCCGGCAGTCCGACACACAAGCGCGGATCAATCGGGTGGCCGTGATGCCGTCCAGCCGCGGCATGTCGACATCCATCAGCACGATGTCGGGCTTTTTCTCCACGGCGAGGTCGAACGCCTGCCGGCCGTCCATGGCCTCCCCTACCACCACAATGTCCGGCTCATGCTCGAGCAACATCCGCAAACTCTGCCGAAACAACCGTTGATCCTCGGCGATCAGGATGGAGATAGGCATGACTGCTCCTGTCTGACCGGCAACGCGACCGTCAGAACGGCTCCGCCCGCAGGACGATTGCCGGCGGTGATACGCCCGCCATGGGCCTCGACCACGAGCCGACAAAAATGTAATCCAAGGCCGCGCCCGATCCGATAATCCTGTCCGTCCTTCTTCCGGAAAAACATCTCGAACACGTGCGACACATCATCCGGGGCGATGCCCGGCCCCTCATCCTCGATCCGGATCGTCACCATGGAGCCGGGAGACGGCTCTGCGGCGGACGCCGCGCGTTGCATCGGCGACTCATCCACCAGCAGGGTCAAGGTGATGGTGCCCTGCGACGGCGAGTACTTGAGGGCGTTATGCAGCAGATTGATCAAGACCCGTTGCAGCCGCCGCCCGTCCCCCCACACCCACACTTCCTCCGACGGCCTGCGTACCACGAACCGCACGCCCTGCGCCTCTGCTTCGAAACGAAAGAGCCGCAACGTCTCTTGCAGAAGCATGCCCGTCGCCACCGGCGACCGGCTCAGCGGAAGTCCCGAATAGTGTTCCTGATACACGTCCAGCATGTCGTTGATCATGCCGAGGAGCAGGTCGGTCGTGAAACGCAAATCCTCGAGGCAGCGACGCGGCAAGTCTTGCCCCATCTCCGGGCGACCGGCGAGCCATTCCAGCGTTTTCTTGATCCCTGCCAGGGGATTCCGGATATCGTGCGCAAACATCGAGGCGAATTGACTCAACGACGCAAGGCGTTCGGATCGGAGCAATTGCTGCTCAAGCTGTTTCTGCTCGGTCAGGTCACGGAGCTGCACCATGATCGATTCAATGCGGCCGGCCTTCTTGACCGGCACGCAATCAACGTCCATCGTCAGCTCACCTCCCGGGATGGGCAGGGGCACGCGCATCTCGCCCGCCGACACTTCCGCGCCGCTTTGCCGCACACAATCCAACTGTGCCTGCAGACGGACTTGTTCGGCCTCGGCCACGAGCTCGACGACCCGACGGTGTACGACGGTTGAGGCCGGCCGGCCGAGCGTCAGCTCGCCGCGTCCATTCATGGCCTGGATCACCCCGAGGGGATCGACCAGAATTTTGGTATCGATCGAGTGATCCCACAGCAGCCGATAGTGTTCTTCGGAGGTCGCCAGGTCGACATTAGCCTGCTCGATCCGACGAACATATTGTGCCTTCGCTTGCGACGCCAGCTCCAGACGCTGAGCCAGATCGTCGAAACTTGCGGCGATCCTGTCGATCTCTTCAATTCCACACAGATGGTCGGACGACGGCACCGGAAGGGGGGCGGGGCGCTCACCATCGCCCATCCGGTTGATGCGCTGAATCAACGCCCCCAGAGGGCGCACAATCCGCCGCCCCAGCCGCCAGCGCAGCCACAACACAAACACACTCGCCCCGATCCAGAATGCCCCAAGCTTCCCGAGCAGGGCAGACAATGGTTCAAATGTCTCCGCCGGATCCTGCTGCACCAGGATGGACCAGACCGGCGCCTGCGCCACCTCCGCCGGAAGCACGACAGGGGCCATCCCGATGATGCCCCCCTGCCCACCGTGACTATCCCTGGCTACCTGAGCCCATCGTGCGGTAGGGACCCCGGTCCTCTCCTGCGTGACACTCTCCGGAAGAGGCGTATGAAGGTTGGGCGCAAGCGCGGAGCAGGCCAGGACCGCTCCCTGCTCATCCAACAGCATCATGTGGCCTGTCCGGCCGAGACGGCTGCCCAGGATCGAGGACAAGATGCGGTTCGTCCCGATGACGACTTTGAGAGCTCCACGAACCGGCTTATCCCGCTCGCCAATCGGCACCGCGACTTCCCAGTAACCCTTCCCTTCCTCATCCAGCGTCAGCGGGCCTGCCCAGGAGCGCCCCTTCTGCACGACCGTCGTCCACCAAGGCTGCCGGCTATAGAACTCTCGCGCGGAATCACTCACCCGGCCGCCGACCAGGTGCCCGTCCGCCCGAATAATTGCCAGGGCATGGAAATATCGATGCTGTTCTTCGCGCCATCGCTCGACCCGGAGAGCCGTCTGCGCAGGCGTCAACGATCGTTCCACGGATGCCCGGATATCGGGAAGCGCGGCAAGCCGCTGCACCCATTCAATTTCTCCGGCAAGCAATAAGGCAGCCTTGTCGGCGCTTTGACGGGCTATTTCTTGGAAAGTGATCCCCACGGTGGACTGAAGGGATTGTCTGGCGTGCCAGTAGGCATAGGCGAGGCCTACAGTGCCGGAGAACATTCCCACGGCAAGCACTGACAGGGTGAACAAACTCTGAAGACTGACCCGCTGGCGCATGACGGCAGGCCATAGGGTAGGTTGCGGCTGGACCGGCGCTTTGAGTCAGGCGCTGTGTGAGGCCCGGCGGAGCCCCGGTTCGGACGCAATAAGGTTATGTCATGTCAGACTCCACACATCGAATTGCAGACGCATCCCTTCGGACGACTCTCCTTCAGCATACAAAAATTCCGGCATGGAGCATAGCCCTCAGGCCACCGGGTTATCGCAACTCCACAATCGTCACCCCATCGCCCCCTTCTGCGCGGTCGCCCGGTCTGAAGGCCATCACGTAGGGAGAGGCCTTCAAGTAGTCCCGCAAAGCGCTTCTCAACCGGCCGGTCCCATGCCCATGGATGATGCGGACAAAGGGGCTCCCGCCGAGAATGGCGCGATCGAGACCGGCCACTACCACGTCCAATGCATCGTCAGCTGCCTGACCGCGCACGTCCAGCGTCTCCTGGATGTCCTCGGATGACAGCGTCTGGCTGGTTCGCCTCGGTGAAGCGGCGCTCGTTTTGACAGGTCCCGGGGCCTGTGGCTGACGATTCCTCTGGATTCCTGCCAGACTCGCCACATGAGCCAGGATTTCCCCCTCACCGACTTTCAGACGCACGCGCTTTTTGCCTTGGGGATTCTCCAGCAACGTTCCGGTCATACCCAACCCGACCACCTCGACCGCGTCTCCGACGGACAGCTGATCGACGGGAATCGGTTCTTCTGATTCTTCGACCTCGCGCCGGACCGCCTGTTCCAATTCGATCAACCGGGCTTTGGCCTCCTTGGCCTTGAGCAATTTTTGATCGCGCTTCAGGTCGTCCATCGTCGCCTGCACTGCGGCCCTGGCGCGCTGAAACTCCTGAGACAACTTTTTCTTCAACCCCTGTCGCTCATCCCGTTCGGATTCCTGTAGGAACGTCAGCAACTCCTGCGACTCGCGAGACGCCTGTTCCGCAGCCTGCCGGGCCGCCGTCGCAGCCGTCAGGTCGTCGTTGAGTCGTCGTTGTTTGTCCTGCAAGTCCCTGAGCAGCGTCTCCAGCAAGCGGTTGTCTCCCTGCAATCGGGCGCGAGCATCCTCCAGGAGCGACTGATCCATCCCGAGACGTCCTGCAATTTCAATCGCCGCCGAGCCGCCTGGTTGGCCTTGAATCAAGCGATAGGTCGGTGAAAGAGTATCGAGGTTAAATTCCACGCTGGCATTGGCGAAGCCCGGCCGGTCCTGGGCCAGGCCTTTCAACAGGCTGTAGTGGGTGGTGGCCACGACTTTCACCCCCGCAGCCGCCAGCCGGCACAACAACGCACTCGCGAGCGCTGCCCCTTCGGCCGGATCCGTGGAGGTCACCGGTTCATCCAGCAACACCAGGGCTCGAGCAGGAGGCACCGGCGTGCTGTCCTGCCCGCCCCCCGCGCCATCCGACACTTCGCTCAGGAGCTGCACCATTTGTGTAATGTGGGCCGAAAAACTGGACAGATCCCTCGCCAGATCCTGCGCATCACCGATGTCCGCATACACCGACGAAAAGATCGCCATCTCCGACTCAGGAGCACAGGGAAGATGCAGGCCACAACGGACCATCAGCGAGAACAATCCCAGCAACTTCAAGATGACGGTCTTCCCGCCCGTGTTGGGGCCCGAAATGATGAGGACCCGCACCGCTTCATCAAACGCGAGATCATTCGGCACCACCTGGTCCTTGCTCACCACCAGAAACGGGTGGCGCGCGTGCGCGAGGAGAATGCGTCCCTGGTCATTGAGGCGCGGCGGCGAGGCCTGTAGACGTTGACTGAGACCTGCCTTCGCCGAAATGGCGTCCAGCCGACCGAGCAGGGCCACACTCCCGGCCAGCGCCGGTTGATGAGGCGCCACCAGCGCCGACAGTTCCCGAAGGATCCTGCGCACCTCGCGTTCGACATCCAGGTCCACCACCTTGATGGAGTTATTGAGATCTACGAGTTCCCGGGGTTCCAAAAAGAGCGTGGCGCCGCTGGACGACACGTCGTGCACGATGCCGGGCATTCGCCCCTGCATCTCGGCCTTAATCGGGACCACGTATCGCCCTTCCCGCTGGGCGAAATATCGTTCCTGCAAGACTTCTTCATATCGACGCGAATGGAGAATCTGTTCGAGCCGGTGCCGCATCTGCTGTTTGAGGTCATTGGCCCGCTGGATCAACCGATGCAATTCCGGGCTGGCCGATTCCCGTATGGACCCATCGGGATCGATGGCACCGTTCAGCGCGACGGTCAACCGACGGTATTCCTGAACCGGTCCGAGCTGAGCGGCCATGGCACTGACCGTCGGAGCGTCGGCCTGATGCCGCAGCAGGTATCGTTGGACGTCCACGATCAATTCCAACACCAGTGCGATGTCTCGCAGCTCATGCGCCTCCAAACAGGCGCCCTTCGCCACCCGCCCGAGCCACTCCGTCACGTTTGGAAATCGCAGGACGGGAAAAGGA harbors:
- a CDS encoding SUMF1/EgtB/PvdO family nonheme iron enzyme, yielding MKILLVLVALFLGTVDRGEANERSPLPVEKPAGSGVIVHHDGYVLTAHHVVANAKRITIVTPGEFRAPAVLVSVDAEHDLALLKVETVGLSEAPLGYAGAVKLDQEVIAVGFQFGLRETTITRGHVAAVRTRGVQRVFQVDAAVNPGNSGGAVFNRQGEVVGILTTKFTHPSGIVPEGMAFAVPISYATPLLANIPDFDFSAIGKVRKEIKKGKGTSDPVPDMARTAVRIETIRMSDTPAAPSRSATMPPAAEALRSGQASVARAAAPPVRSTEAAPAAGEDSIARVNVQLEADQQETVKRLLEQGLTPPAGMVLIPAGEFLMGMEDGLPDARPLHRLYLSSYWIDQQGVTNAQYRACVDGGSCLPPKVRAAFDDPQLDQHPVTDVTWMQARTYCQWGGKRLPTEAEWEKAARGIDGRRYPWGNSDEVIQKSRGALTDGKASANGVEPVGVPLASRSPYGVSGMIGLVSEWVKDWYAEDFYRTSPARDPQGPLRGTFRVLRGGSWMERPLELRAGYRGWDEMTYWGPTLGFRCANDAP
- a CDS encoding DUF3365 domain-containing protein — translated: MTCAAVRLRRAAAHGFLQPATRTHQGQSMRRRLLWMVACLVAGGGLNAIQPTSGFEQPERSSIPFHTVLELEQTARLLAVLLDSGRAVVNDNQILLDGSHGQGLTPEAFERQLLDMFRGRAGIDLHELDNATLAPRTKRLLRALVETSRQVIADVRRELDPHATGFKGFIPAAFGARVSARFTDQTGVRLKQTSLAPRNPANRPDAYERGALEAFADAAYPRETVISEMAANSSSFRLMFPLYATRHCLDCHGEPKGVVDRMGYPREGLVLGQNAGAISVLLPVKP
- a CDS encoding response regulator, which encodes MPISILIAEDQRLFRQSLRMLLEHEPDIVVVGEAMDGRQAFDLAVEKKPDIVLMDVDMPRLDGITATRLIRACVSDCRVLMLSVHDDDARIVAAVRAGACGYILKDADHEEFLRIIRATFLNKPVRSAYMPDGFAKKAVALAGQQGESDSGGLSLLTDREREILACAAAGRSNKEIADQLCVSLDTVKTHLHHAYQKLKVNGRVEAVLVYLGNG
- a CDS encoding PAS domain S-box protein gives rise to the protein MRQRVSLQSLFTLSVLAVGMFSGTVGLAYAYWHARQSLQSTVGITFQEIARQSADKAALLLAGEIEWVQRLAALPDIRASVERSLTPAQTALRVERWREEQHRYFHALAIIRADGHLVGGRVSDSAREFYSRQPWWTTVVQKGRSWAGPLTLDEEGKGYWEVAVPIGERDKPVRGALKVVIGTNRILSSILGSRLGRTGHMMLLDEQGAVLACSALAPNLHTPLPESVTQERTGVPTARWAQVARDSHGGQGGIIGMAPVVLPAEVAQAPVWSILVQQDPAETFEPLSALLGKLGAFWIGASVFVLWLRWRLGRRIVRPLGALIQRINRMGDGERPAPLPVPSSDHLCGIEEIDRIAASFDDLAQRLELASQAKAQYVRRIEQANVDLATSEEHYRLLWDHSIDTKILVDPLGVIQAMNGRGELTLGRPASTVVHRRVVELVAEAEQVRLQAQLDCVRQSGAEVSAGEMRVPLPIPGGELTMDVDCVPVKKAGRIESIMVQLRDLTEQKQLEQQLLRSERLASLSQFASMFAHDIRNPLAGIKKTLEWLAGRPEMGQDLPRRCLEDLRFTTDLLLGMINDMLDVYQEHYSGLPLSRSPVATGMLLQETLRLFRFEAEAQGVRFVVRRPSEEVWVWGDGRRLQRVLINLLHNALKYSPSQGTITLTLLVDESPMQRAASAAEPSPGSMVTIRIEDEGPGIAPDDVSHVFEMFFRKKDGQDYRIGRGLGLHFCRLVVEAHGGRITAGNRPAGGAVLTVALPVRQEQSCLSPS
- a CDS encoding endonuclease MutS2 gives rise to the protein MMQSEKLHFEACKVLEWAKLLDLVASYAQSTVGAEHCRSMELERDVTQARIRQEETSDMLRLRTGVDPFPVLRFPNVTEWLGRVAKGACLEAHELRDIALVLELIVDVQRYLLRHQADAPTVSAMAAQLGPVQEYRRLTVALNGAIDPDGSIRESASPELHRLIQRANDLKQQMRHRLEQILHSRRYEEVLQERYFAQREGRYVVPIKAEMQGRMPGIVHDVSSSGATLFLEPRELVDLNNSIKVVDLDVEREVRRILRELSALVAPHQPALAGSVALLGRLDAISAKAGLSQRLQASPPRLNDQGRILLAHARHPFLVVSKDQVVPNDLAFDEAVRVLIISGPNTGGKTVILKLLGLFSLMVRCGLHLPCAPESEMAIFSSVYADIGDAQDLARDLSSFSAHITQMVQLLSEVSDGAGGGQDSTPVPPARALVLLDEPVTSTDPAEGAALASALLCRLAAAGVKVVATTHYSLLKGLAQDRPGFANASVEFNLDTLSPTYRLIQGQPGGSAAIEIAGRLGMDQSLLEDARARLQGDNRLLETLLRDLQDKQRRLNDDLTAATAARQAAEQASRESQELLTFLQESERDERQGLKKKLSQEFQRARAAVQATMDDLKRDQKLLKAKEAKARLIELEQAVRREVEESEEPIPVDQLSVGDAVEVVGLGMTGTLLENPQGKKRVRLKVGEGEILAHVASLAGIQRNRQPQAPGPVKTSAASPRRTSQTLSSEDIQETLDVRGQAADDALDVVVAGLDRAILGGSPFVRIIHGHGTGRLRSALRDYLKASPYVMAFRPGDRAEGGDGVTIVELR